The genomic stretch GGCCCACTGGCCGCTGACCGGATCCGGTTGTTTCTTAATAACCCAGTTCGGATGTACGCCGTACGTCGTCCAGGGTTTAAGCGCAAGATCTGGATCGTTGTCGCCCGCCAGCGGCGCCTTGTTACCGGACGCGTAACGGCCATACTCCCAATGACCCAAATGGTGAGAGATGGCAATGATACCGGGAACCACGTCTTCGTTTACGTCGGCCTTGATCGTAATTTCACCGACATCCGACTTGACCTTGATCTTGTCCCCATTCTTGATCCCCAGACGTTTGGCCGTTTTTGAATTAATCTTGGCCGGATTGTCATGAAAGATCTCCGTCAGCCACTTGCAGTTGGCCGAACGGGAATGGATCTGGACCGGCACCTTGTAGCTCGTTAAAATAAGCTCATTGGGGGCCAGATTCTGATGGTCGGACATCGGCGTGTAAGTCGGCAGGGGGGGGAATTTTTTTAGCTTCAGGAGTTCGGAATACAGCTCAAAATACCCGGATTTGTTTACCCTGTCAGGATTAAAGCCCTTATATACCTTGTCGCCAAACTGCTGGCCGACATAGCCTTTAACGGCATTCTTGGTAAGGGTGTACCCTTTTTTCTTGGCCTCGGCCTCACTCTTGGCTTTGGATTTTTTCCAGTTCCAGTAAACACCGGTGGCCTCATCAAAGATGACCCCCTCTGCTTTGAGATGTTTGTCGCCTCTTTTGTATTTATACATGTAATAATCCGGTTTTATGTTGGGATCATGCCAGACGCCGTGTTTCATCATGTAATCAAACCCGCCGGCTTCTTTTACGCCCGGTGTTTTTTCGCACGATTTTTTGACAAATTCTTCCATCGAATTAAAACCCAGTGGAAATCCCATCCGGTTGGCCAGATCACACACAACATCGCCCATCATGCGGCTCTCACCCATCGGTTTGACCAGCGGTTGCCGGATGTAATACTCAGCAACCTGGGTCGCGGAAACCATATTTTCCCAGTCCATCCATTCCAGATAGGACGGATGGGGCAGGAGAAGGTCCGCCAACGCGGCCGATTCGTCATAATAGGCATTGACATTAACGGTAAACGGAATCAACGTTTCATCTTTTAAGATGTCAATGCTTTCCTGGCACTCCCCGTTGGCATATACCGGGGTGTAGCAGAACCACATATAAATTTCAGGGCGGCCGGCTTTGCCGTCCTTGATCATCTTGAGGACCTGATGATCGACCCCATGGGTCGGGTACGCAACTTGGCCTTTAAATCCTTTGCCGATACCAAGATCTTTGGTTTTGGGCGCCTTGGGAAATTTTGGATATTTCCATGAAGCGCTTACAGCCCGGCAGCGGCCACCGGGGTTGTCGATGTTGCCGGTAATGGCTGCCAGCATCTGCACCGCCCGCTCGGTATCGGTCCCGTTAAGATGGGCCACGGCTCCCCGGTAGCTGATGACGCAGGCCGGTTTGGCTTTGGCAAACTCAAGCGCAATGGACTTGATTTTGGCCGCCGGTACCCCGCTGATCTTTTCGGCGAATTCGGGCGTATATTGGGCCAGGTGCGCCTTCAAGGCGCTTACCTTTTCATCCGTGCTGGCCTTGTAATCCTCAGTAGCCTTAATGTACTGAAAGAAATCTTTATCATAAAGGCCCGCTTCCATGATTTCGCGGCACATGGCAAGAACCACCACACCGTCAGTGCCCGGCGTTATCGGCACCCACTCGGTTGATCGCGCCGCCGTGTTGGAAAGCCTGACATCAAAAGTAACCATCTTGACATCCCGATCCACCATGGCGTCAACCAGCCGCTGCCATGTTGGGATGGAATTGGTACCCGCCTCCATCACACCGCTGCCAAAATTAAGAACATATTTGGTATTTTCAAAATCCCAGTTATCGTAATGCTTGCCCCAGGTAAGCTCCTGTCCTACCCACTTGCCTGTTTCACAGATGGCAGTATGACCGGAGATGGTTTTGGTGCCGAAAGAACCGAGAAAGCCTTTAACTATTTTTTCGGAAGACCCTTTCATGCGGCCATAGTGAAACGCCAACTTTTCCGGATGGCCCTCATCACGCAGTTTTTTCATGCGCGCCGCCAAATCGGTCAGGGCGTCGTCCCAACTGATGCGCTTCCACTTGCCTTCCCCACGCTTTCCTGCCCGTTTCATGGGATACAGAATTCGGTCCGGATCATAGAGCTGGTTGATCCCCGCGGCGCCTTTGGCGCATATCTTTCCTCTTCCCCGGATGGAATCAGGGTGTCCTTCCAGCTTGACCAGCCTGCCGTCCTCCACAAAACCGATCATGGAATCTCTGGTCACGCACGACCAGCAGGCCGTTGGAATCATTTTTCGTTCCACACCGGTCTCGGGTGAAAAATCTTTTCCCCCTTTAATAAATTTTACTGTCCCGGCCAGGGCCTGCGAGCGCATTACTTTTCCGGTTGCCAAGACCGCGGCACTTGCCACGCCAAGCCGGATAAGGTCACGGCGATTAATGTCTTTATTCATTTTCTCCTCCTTCTTTTATATGCTTTTATATAATACGGTCTTGATAGGCTTCATTTTTTTCATATTTTTTCCTGGCCGCAGCCATTTTTTGAAGCGCCCCATCCGGGTCGATGTAAAAGTTCATGGGTCTTGTCTTTTCTCCCGGGAGCAGGGTTGTTTTGTTTTGTTTATCCAGAAAACCGAATTCTTTGTTCAATTTTGAAACATCGCTGGCCGGATCATTCAAGTCTCCGAATATTCTCGCTCCTGCGGGACAAATATTGACACAGGCCGGAGCCACCCCCTTTTCAATGCGATGGTTGCAGGACGAACATTTGACGATGGCGAACTTGGTGGAGTCCTTGCCGGCCTTAAGGCGTTTGTTAAAGGCCCGGGCGCCGTAAGGACACGCCTCGATGCATTTGCCGCAGCCGGTACAATACTGATTATCGAAAAGGATAAGTCCGTCCGGGCGCTTATAGGTGGCCCCGCCGCGATACCGGATGGTTTTACCGTCAGAAGTTTTAAATGTGCGTCGATCCTTGGGGTATTCCGGGCAGGCCTTAACGCAGGGTGGAATTTTGTCTTCCTCGTTTCCCTCGCAGTGATTACACCGCGTCGGCAAAAAGAGCTTTTCGGTGCTGGGGAATTTGCCGTGAATTTCCTCAATGACAGCCGTCCGGAAAGCACCCAGGGGAACATCGAACTCGGCCTTGCAGGCAACGGTACATGCCCGACAGCCGTTGCACCGCCTGAGATCCATGACCATCGCCCACCGCGGTGCCTCTTTTTCGGCCGCGAACGCAATACCGTCCGGGACCAGACTGGTCGCCCCGGTAAGGGTCAGCGCGCCCGCTCCCTTTAGAACCTGACGACGTGTAAGCGTAACTTTTTCACTCATAACAACCTCCTTTAGTTTAATTGTTCACCTTTTCTAAAATACAGGCATTTAGATCCATAGTGTCCCCTTAACTTTCGTTACGAATTATTTACCTTCTTCGGTATAAGCGATCATATCATCGAAAAAGCCTATGGCCGCATCAATAAGCATAATGGAATACTTCTTGTTATGAACACCGTTGCCGTGTTGGACAATGTCTATAATATCAA from Desulfobacterales bacterium encodes the following:
- a CDS encoding molybdopterin-dependent oxidoreductase yields the protein MNKDINRRDLIRLGVASAAVLATGKVMRSQALAGTVKFIKGGKDFSPETGVERKMIPTACWSCVTRDSMIGFVEDGRLVKLEGHPDSIRGRGKICAKGAAGINQLYDPDRILYPMKRAGKRGEGKWKRISWDDALTDLAARMKKLRDEGHPEKLAFHYGRMKGSSEKIVKGFLGSFGTKTISGHTAICETGKWVGQELTWGKHYDNWDFENTKYVLNFGSGVMEAGTNSIPTWQRLVDAMVDRDVKMVTFDVRLSNTAARSTEWVPITPGTDGVVVLAMCREIMEAGLYDKDFFQYIKATEDYKASTDEKVSALKAHLAQYTPEFAEKISGVPAAKIKSIALEFAKAKPACVISYRGAVAHLNGTDTERAVQMLAAITGNIDNPGGRCRAVSASWKYPKFPKAPKTKDLGIGKGFKGQVAYPTHGVDHQVLKMIKDGKAGRPEIYMWFCYTPVYANGECQESIDILKDETLIPFTVNVNAYYDESAALADLLLPHPSYLEWMDWENMVSATQVAEYYIRQPLVKPMGESRMMGDVVCDLANRMGFPLGFNSMEEFVKKSCEKTPGVKEAGGFDYMMKHGVWHDPNIKPDYYMYKYKRGDKHLKAEGVIFDEATGVYWNWKKSKAKSEAEAKKKGYTLTKNAVKGYVGQQFGDKVYKGFNPDRVNKSGYFELYSELLKLKKFPPLPTYTPMSDHQNLAPNELILTSYKVPVQIHSRSANCKWLTEIFHDNPAKINSKTAKRLGIKNGDKIKVKSDVGEITIKADVNEDVVPGIIAISHHLGHWEYGRYASGNKAPLAGDNDPDLALKPWTTYGVHPNWVIKKQPDPVSGQWANQSTVVTVTKA
- a CDS encoding 4Fe-4S dicluster domain-containing protein, which encodes MSEKVTLTRRQVLKGAGALTLTGATSLVPDGIAFAAEKEAPRWAMVMDLRRCNGCRACTVACKAEFDVPLGAFRTAVIEEIHGKFPSTEKLFLPTRCNHCEGNEEDKIPPCVKACPEYPKDRRTFKTSDGKTIRYRGGATYKRPDGLILFDNQYCTGCGKCIEACPYGARAFNKRLKAGKDSTKFAIVKCSSCNHRIEKGVAPACVNICPAGARIFGDLNDPASDVSKLNKEFGFLDKQNKTTLLPGEKTRPMNFYIDPDGALQKMAAARKKYEKNEAYQDRII